A single region of the Solwaraspora sp. WMMD406 genome encodes:
- a CDS encoding response regulator transcription factor codes for MISVCVVDDQTLVRQGIRSLLELADDVVVVAEADDGQSAVAAVERHRPDVVLLDLRMPGWDGIWALRTLRERGIDVPVLVLTTFDDDELVLRALRAGARGYLLKDVTLDQLVGAVRTLAAGGTLIQPAITDRLLRAVGAGDVPAAVDRDAPPIQELTEREREVLRLIATGYTNRQIAEALFLAEGTVKNHVSAVLAKLGTRDRTRAVLRALHHGLLS; via the coding sequence GTGATCAGCGTTTGTGTCGTCGACGACCAGACCCTGGTCCGGCAGGGCATCCGCAGCCTGCTGGAGCTGGCCGACGACGTCGTCGTGGTCGCCGAGGCCGACGACGGGCAGTCGGCCGTCGCGGCGGTCGAGCGGCACCGGCCGGACGTGGTCCTGCTCGATCTGCGGATGCCGGGCTGGGACGGGATCTGGGCGCTGCGGACGTTACGGGAACGCGGGATCGACGTACCCGTGCTGGTGTTGACCACGTTCGACGACGACGAGCTGGTGCTGCGGGCGTTGCGGGCCGGGGCGCGCGGCTACCTGCTCAAGGACGTGACGCTCGACCAGCTGGTCGGCGCGGTCCGTACCCTCGCCGCCGGGGGGACGCTGATCCAGCCGGCGATCACCGACCGGCTGCTGCGGGCGGTCGGCGCCGGTGACGTGCCGGCCGCCGTGGACCGCGACGCCCCACCGATCCAGGAGCTGACCGAACGGGAACGTGAGGTGCTGCGGCTGATCGCCACCGGCTACACCAACCGGCAGATCGCCGAGGCGCTGTTTCTCGCCGAGGGCACGGTCAAGAACCACGTGTCGGCCGTCCTGGCGAAGTTGGGCACCCGCGACCGCACCCGGGCGGTGCTGCGCGCGCTGCACCACGGTCTGCTCAGCTGA
- a CDS encoding methyltransferase domain-containing protein, protein MSAVYTHGHHESVLRSHRWRTADNSAAYLLPHLRSGQTLLDIGAGPGTITMDLAALVAPGRVTATEVTDDALSLSRAEARARGVTTVDFTTADVHDLPFPDDAFDVVHAHQVLQHVGDPVRALAEMRRVCTPGGVVAARDSDYDRFAWHPAVPELDEWLALYRATARANGGEPDAGRRLLSWARAAGFSDITPGASVWCYATDEDRRWWGTMWADRIVASEMARQVLAAGTATAADLERLSAGWRRWADAPDGWFAILHGEILCRV, encoded by the coding sequence ATGTCAGCCGTATACACGCACGGTCATCACGAGTCGGTGCTGCGCTCCCACCGGTGGCGTACCGCCGACAACTCGGCGGCGTACCTGCTGCCGCACCTGCGTTCCGGACAGACGTTGCTCGACATCGGCGCCGGACCCGGCACCATCACCATGGACCTCGCCGCGCTCGTCGCCCCCGGCCGCGTCACCGCCACCGAGGTCACCGACGACGCCCTGTCGCTGTCCCGTGCCGAGGCGCGAGCCCGTGGCGTCACCACCGTCGACTTCACCACCGCCGACGTCCACGATCTGCCGTTCCCCGACGACGCGTTCGACGTGGTCCACGCACACCAGGTCCTGCAGCACGTCGGCGACCCGGTCCGCGCGCTCGCCGAGATGCGCCGGGTCTGTACACCCGGCGGTGTCGTCGCGGCCCGCGACAGTGACTACGACCGGTTCGCCTGGCACCCCGCCGTCCCCGAGCTCGACGAATGGCTCGCGCTCTACCGGGCGACCGCCCGCGCCAACGGCGGCGAACCGGACGCCGGACGCCGGCTGCTCTCTTGGGCGCGGGCCGCCGGATTCAGCGACATCACCCCGGGAGCGTCCGTCTGGTGTTACGCCACCGATGAGGATCGCCGCTGGTGGGGGACCATGTGGGCGGACCGGATCGTCGCGTCCGAGATGGCCCGCCAGGTCCTCGCCGCCGGCACCGCCACCGCCGCCGACCTGGAACGTCTCTCCGCCGGCTGGCGTCGTTGGGCGGACGCGCCCGACGGCTGGTTCGCCATCCTGCACGGCGAAATCCTCTGCCGCGTCTGA
- a CDS encoding ABC transporter ATP-binding protein: MPAILVEDIHKRYGSTVAVDAVSFTVEPGEILGVLGLNGAGKTTVVETIAGLRRPDRGRVRVLGLDPWRDRARLRQVLGVQLQSAALHAALTVRELVRLYRSFYADGADPDQLIDLLGLTGRRDTRFEKLSGGQQQRLSIALALVGNPRVALLDELSTGLDPQARRRIWAVVEQLRDDGVTVLLVSHLTEEVERLCDRVALIDRGRLIALDSPAGLIARARRIAADTGTAAPYTTLDDAFLALTGQPFGTHRLPPDLRTGRDAEEEPW; this comes from the coding sequence ATGCCGGCGATCCTCGTCGAGGACATCCACAAGCGGTACGGGTCGACCGTCGCCGTGGACGCGGTGAGCTTCACCGTCGAACCGGGGGAGATCCTCGGCGTCCTGGGGCTCAACGGGGCCGGCAAGACCACCGTCGTGGAGACGATCGCCGGGCTGCGCCGACCCGACCGGGGCCGGGTGCGGGTGCTCGGCCTCGACCCGTGGCGGGACCGGGCCCGGCTGCGCCAGGTGCTCGGCGTACAGCTGCAGTCCGCCGCGCTGCACGCGGCGCTGACCGTCCGGGAACTGGTCCGGCTGTACCGCAGCTTCTACGCCGACGGTGCCGACCCCGACCAGCTGATCGACCTGCTGGGTCTCACCGGCCGCCGCGACACCCGGTTCGAGAAGCTCTCCGGTGGCCAGCAGCAGCGGCTGTCGATCGCCCTGGCCCTGGTCGGCAACCCCCGGGTGGCGCTGCTCGACGAGCTGTCCACCGGGCTGGACCCACAGGCCCGTCGACGCATCTGGGCGGTGGTCGAACAGTTGCGCGACGACGGGGTGACGGTGCTGCTGGTCAGCCACCTGACGGAGGAGGTGGAGCGGCTCTGCGACCGGGTCGCGCTGATCGACCGGGGCCGGCTGATCGCCCTCGACAGCCCGGCCGGACTGATCGCGCGAGCCCGGCGCATCGCCGCCGACACGGGGACGGCAGCACCGTACACCACCCTTGACGACGCTTTTCTCGCCCTGACCGGCCAGCCGTTCGGCACTCATCGGCTGCCGCCCGACCTGCGTACCGGACGCGACGCCGAGGAGGAGCCGTGGTGA
- a CDS encoding ABC transporter ATP-binding protein: MTATDGDAATSAADAATSADAPLVRLDGVGKDFRAAAGGSLRALDGVDLAVRRGEFVCLVGASGSGKSTLLSLIAGLATPSRGSVLLDGAPVTGPGPDRGLVLQSGAVYPWRTVERNVAFGLELLPISRAERARRVAWYLAETGLTGLRHALPKQLSGGQRQRVAIARALACEPRVLLLDEPFGALDVQTKEDMQLFVRRVWADTGTTVVMVTHDVEEAVFLGQRVVVLASDPGRVAADLPVELPPDRDGAPRELAVKRLPEFLALRAEVEDQVRAYHQRHAAAAGSGG, from the coding sequence GTGACCGCGACCGACGGCGACGCCGCAACATCAGCCGCCGACGCCGCAACATCAGCCGACGCGCCGCTGGTGCGGCTCGACGGCGTCGGCAAGGACTTCCGGGCCGCCGCCGGCGGGTCACTGCGCGCGCTCGACGGCGTGGATCTGGCGGTACGCCGAGGCGAGTTCGTCTGTCTGGTCGGCGCTTCCGGGTCGGGCAAGTCGACCCTGTTGTCGCTGATCGCCGGGCTGGCCACGCCGAGCCGGGGCAGCGTGCTACTCGACGGCGCGCCGGTCACCGGGCCGGGACCGGACCGGGGGCTGGTGCTGCAGAGCGGTGCCGTGTACCCGTGGCGGACGGTGGAACGCAACGTCGCGTTCGGGTTGGAGCTGCTGCCGATCAGTCGGGCCGAACGGGCCCGGCGGGTTGCCTGGTATCTGGCCGAGACCGGGCTGACCGGGCTACGGCACGCGCTGCCGAAGCAGCTGTCCGGCGGGCAGCGCCAACGGGTGGCGATCGCCCGGGCACTGGCCTGCGAGCCACGGGTGCTACTGCTCGACGAGCCGTTCGGCGCCCTGGACGTGCAGACCAAGGAGGACATGCAGCTGTTCGTCCGCCGGGTGTGGGCCGACACCGGCACCACGGTGGTGATGGTGACCCATGACGTCGAGGAGGCGGTCTTCCTCGGTCAGCGGGTGGTGGTGCTGGCCAGCGACCCGGGTCGGGTCGCTGCCGACCTGCCGGTGGAGCTGCCGCCGGACCGCGACGGAGCGCCCCGGGAGCTGGCGGTCAAACGGCTGCCCGAGTTCCTGGCGCTGCGCGCCGAGGTGGAGGACCAGGTCCGCGCCTACCACCAGCGGCACGCCGCAGCGGCCGGCTCGGGCGGCTGA
- a CDS encoding ABC transporter permease, with protein sequence MTVAPAQATANGGPDDTGPAATSGGDRASWGPLPRRRPARRVPALLAIRTPIPAAGRWTLTVASIVVPLAAWQVGSMLVDGRPDFLPSPLESVAAGVEMARTGQLWTDTAATVGRVLRGFGLAVAVSVPLGLLMGSFQAGRAALEPMIGLLRYLPASAFIPLLIIWLGLGEPSKVALIFIATVFFNTLMTANVVRTVPAGLIDVSYTLGARRLEVLRKVIVPHSLPGMIDAIRVNAAAAWNFVVVAELINAQSGLGYRIVRSQRFNQLDNIFAVLIVIALIGVAIDLALRTTRDRVGRWAS encoded by the coding sequence GTGACCGTCGCCCCGGCCCAGGCGACCGCGAACGGCGGCCCGGACGACACCGGCCCGGCCGCGACCAGCGGTGGGGACCGGGCGTCGTGGGGGCCGCTGCCCCGGCGGCGGCCGGCCCGCCGGGTGCCGGCCCTGCTGGCCATCCGTACGCCGATCCCGGCGGCCGGGCGGTGGACGTTGACGGTCGCCTCGATCGTGGTGCCGTTGGCCGCCTGGCAGGTCGGCAGCATGCTGGTCGACGGGCGGCCGGACTTCCTGCCGTCGCCGTTGGAGTCGGTGGCGGCCGGGGTGGAGATGGCCCGTACGGGTCAGTTGTGGACCGACACCGCCGCGACCGTCGGCCGGGTGTTGCGCGGTTTCGGCCTGGCGGTGGCGGTGTCGGTGCCGCTGGGTCTGCTGATGGGCAGCTTCCAGGCCGGTCGGGCGGCGTTGGAACCGATGATCGGCCTGCTGCGCTACCTGCCGGCCAGCGCGTTCATCCCGTTGCTGATCATCTGGTTGGGGTTGGGTGAGCCGTCCAAGGTGGCGTTGATCTTCATCGCGACGGTCTTCTTCAACACGCTGATGACCGCCAACGTGGTCCGGACCGTGCCGGCCGGGTTGATCGACGTGTCGTACACCCTCGGTGCCCGCCGGCTCGAGGTGCTGCGCAAGGTGATCGTGCCGCACTCGCTGCCCGGCATGATCGACGCGATCCGGGTGAACGCGGCGGCGGCGTGGAACTTCGTGGTGGTCGCCGAGCTGATCAACGCCCAGTCCGGGCTGGGCTACCGGATCGTCCGCTCGCAGCGGTTCAACCAGCTCGACAACATCTTCGCCGTACTGATCGTGATCGCCCTGATCGGCGTGGCAATCGACCTGGCGTTGCGGACGACGCGCGACCGGGTCGGGAGGTGGGCGTCGTGA
- a CDS encoding helix-turn-helix domain-containing protein, producing MRPTALDWSIDNCTIARTMDILGERWTVVVLREVFNGVRRFDQMRERTGVPRQVLTNRLTMLVDQGLLRRHPYQEPGERHRYEYRLTDKGLDLWPVLIALLQWGDRYCADPDGSALTVAHRDCGADVGVTMRCAAGHDLAGPRDALPRPGPGARLRVS from the coding sequence GTGAGACCTACCGCACTCGACTGGTCCATCGACAACTGCACCATCGCCCGCACCATGGACATCCTCGGCGAGCGGTGGACCGTCGTCGTGCTCCGCGAGGTCTTCAACGGCGTACGGCGCTTCGACCAGATGCGCGAACGCACCGGCGTACCCCGCCAGGTGCTGACCAACCGGCTCACCATGCTGGTCGATCAGGGCCTGCTGCGTCGGCACCCCTACCAGGAACCGGGGGAGCGGCACCGCTACGAGTACCGGCTCACCGACAAAGGCCTCGACCTGTGGCCGGTGCTGATCGCCCTGCTGCAATGGGGCGACCGGTACTGCGCCGACCCGGACGGCTCGGCGCTGACCGTCGCCCACCGCGACTGCGGCGCCGACGTCGGCGTGACCATGCGTTGCGCCGCCGGCCACGACCTGGCCGGCCCGCGTGACGCCCTGCCCCGCCCCGGACCCGGTGCCCGTCTCCGCGTCAGCTGA
- a CDS encoding histidine kinase yields the protein MSRLDPRPWSGVVGVLTCLAVGVPVVVLGRGPAAGAFLVPVWLWWVCFAGFVVALVVCTLLVDRVRDVGTVLVFGALVALGVALVLMAPAFGWTQILLVFGAAVSTYLNRWPVTAAVVGLNTVVAAVAAYLSSGAVAQGLLNALLYALLQVGVVLSVRTYLRELATRRELAEAHTELRAATALLAQATRSDERLRIARELHDLIGHQLTVLSLELEVAAHRSAPPARDHVLRARRVARDLLADVRDAVGELRRHAPDLRDALERIVAELPEPAVHLRVADGIAVDEARVTALVRCVQEVVTNTIRHADAANLWVEISDDDGTIRLTAWDDGRGAGGQVRPGNGLCGIRERVEALGGQVSLDGGRGFRIQAEVPAA from the coding sequence GTGAGCCGTCTGGATCCCCGACCGTGGTCCGGGGTGGTCGGCGTGCTGACCTGCCTCGCGGTCGGCGTACCGGTGGTGGTGCTGGGTCGCGGACCGGCCGCCGGCGCGTTTCTCGTCCCGGTCTGGCTGTGGTGGGTGTGTTTCGCCGGATTCGTCGTGGCGTTGGTCGTCTGCACGCTGCTGGTGGACCGGGTCCGCGACGTCGGCACCGTGCTGGTGTTCGGCGCGCTGGTCGCCCTCGGGGTGGCGTTGGTGCTGATGGCGCCAGCGTTCGGCTGGACGCAGATCCTGCTGGTGTTCGGCGCGGCGGTCAGCACCTACCTCAACCGGTGGCCGGTGACCGCCGCCGTGGTCGGGCTCAACACCGTCGTGGCCGCCGTGGCCGCGTACCTCAGCTCGGGTGCGGTCGCCCAAGGGTTGCTGAACGCGCTGCTGTACGCCCTGCTGCAGGTGGGGGTGGTGCTGTCGGTGCGGACGTACCTGCGGGAGTTGGCGACCCGGCGCGAACTCGCCGAGGCGCACACCGAGCTGCGGGCGGCGACCGCGCTGCTCGCGCAGGCGACCCGGTCGGACGAGCGGCTGCGGATCGCCCGGGAGTTGCACGACCTGATCGGCCACCAGTTGACGGTCCTGTCGTTGGAGCTGGAGGTCGCCGCGCACCGCAGTGCCCCACCGGCGCGGGACCATGTCCTGCGGGCCCGCCGGGTCGCCCGGGATCTGCTGGCCGACGTGCGGGACGCCGTGGGCGAGCTGCGTCGGCACGCCCCGGATCTGCGCGACGCCCTGGAACGGATCGTCGCGGAGCTGCCGGAACCCGCCGTGCACCTGCGGGTCGCCGACGGGATCGCCGTCGACGAGGCGCGGGTCACCGCGCTGGTCCGCTGCGTGCAGGAGGTGGTCACCAACACCATCCGGCACGCCGACGCGGCCAATCTGTGGGTCGAGATCAGCGACGACGACGGGACGATCCGACTCACCGCCTGGGATGACGGCCGGGGAGCCGGCGGCCAGGTACGGCCCGGCAACGGGTTGTGCGGGATCCGCGAGCGGGTCGAGGCACTCGGCGGCCAGGTGTCGTTGGATGGCGGGCGCGGCTTCCGGATCCAGGCCGAGGTGCCAGCCGCATGA
- a CDS encoding PaaI family thioesterase — translation MTQTERPSQPDAQPEPDAAQRSRTFSWTDPAEVRLAALNGLDGLGQLRAMASGEIPAPPVMVMLGLEGLEPEHGRVGIALTPQEFHYNALGTVHGGIISTLLDTAAGCAVHSVLPAGTSYTSIDLNVKFLRPVTLASGTLRCEGTVVQRGRRTAYAEAKLTDAAGRLAAHATSSCLLFELPPTS, via the coding sequence ATGACACAGACCGAGCGGCCGTCGCAGCCGGACGCGCAGCCGGAGCCGGACGCCGCGCAGCGCAGCCGTACCTTCTCCTGGACCGACCCGGCGGAGGTGCGGCTGGCCGCGTTGAACGGCCTCGACGGGCTGGGCCAACTGCGGGCGATGGCCTCCGGCGAGATCCCCGCCCCGCCGGTCATGGTGATGCTGGGCCTCGAAGGGCTGGAACCCGAGCACGGCCGGGTGGGCATCGCGCTGACGCCGCAGGAGTTCCACTACAACGCCTTGGGCACGGTCCACGGTGGCATCATCTCGACGCTGCTGGACACCGCCGCCGGCTGCGCGGTGCACTCGGTGCTGCCGGCCGGGACGAGCTACACCTCGATCGACCTGAACGTGAAGTTCCTGCGCCCGGTGACGCTCGCCTCGGGCACGCTGCGCTGCGAGGGCACCGTCGTGCAGCGCGGGCGGCGCACCGCGTACGCCGAGGCGAAGCTGACCGACGCCGCCGGCCGGCTGGCCGCCCACGCCACCTCGTCCTGCCTGCTGTTCGAGCTGCCACCGACCAGCTGA
- a CDS encoding TetR family transcriptional regulator: MARDSTATKQRILDAATVEFAAYGLAGARVDRVAERAGANKQLIYAYFGSKERLFDATLATHLEHFIEAVPFDADDLPGYATAMFDFGIQHPDLLRLLRWHTLERPGELARMEQDHGATRRKLTALAEAQAAGTVDDTLAPAELLAVILAIAQAIDDPEPASTAVRRASVATAVRRLVTPAGGAGR; the protein is encoded by the coding sequence TGGCCCGCGACTCCACCGCCACCAAGCAGCGCATTCTCGACGCCGCCACCGTCGAGTTCGCCGCGTACGGGCTGGCCGGTGCCCGGGTCGATCGGGTGGCCGAGCGGGCGGGCGCCAACAAGCAGCTCATCTATGCGTACTTCGGCAGCAAGGAACGACTCTTCGACGCCACACTCGCCACCCACCTGGAGCACTTCATCGAGGCGGTGCCCTTCGACGCCGACGACCTGCCCGGCTACGCCACCGCGATGTTCGACTTCGGCATCCAGCACCCCGACCTGCTCCGGCTGCTGCGCTGGCACACCCTCGAACGCCCGGGCGAGCTAGCCCGGATGGAGCAGGACCACGGCGCGACGCGGCGCAAGCTGACCGCGCTGGCCGAGGCCCAAGCCGCCGGCACCGTCGACGACACCCTCGCACCGGCCGAACTGCTCGCCGTCATCCTGGCCATCGCCCAGGCCATCGACGACCCGGAGCCCGCCTCGACCGCCGTACGCCGCGCCAGCGTCGCCACCGCCGTACGCCGCCTCGTCACCCCAGCAGGCGGCGCCGGACGGTGA
- a CDS encoding ABC transporter permease, whose product MTAPDIIVRRPGPRAWAALVAAECRMVARDTAGLVVPIGLPLLILVMNAVSAQGGQPLPGGRTVLDVYVLPLVFTVIIATIGVVNMPSFLAYYRRTGVLRRLAVTPAHPAMVLAAQVVTSLLQTIVGVGLALGVAVVAFGVRAHEHPGRTVAVVALAAAAMYAVGMLVAAVAPSGNASVAIGLTAFFAMAATGGLFGPTQNLPDPVATVGEALPFGAAVQAVGAAWSGEPPQARHLIALAVATVVGALVAARFFRWQ is encoded by the coding sequence GTGACCGCACCCGACATCATCGTCCGCCGGCCCGGACCGCGCGCCTGGGCCGCGCTGGTCGCCGCCGAATGCCGGATGGTGGCCCGCGACACCGCCGGCCTGGTCGTCCCGATCGGGCTGCCGCTGCTGATCCTGGTGATGAACGCGGTCAGCGCGCAGGGCGGTCAGCCGCTGCCCGGCGGCCGCACCGTGCTCGACGTCTACGTGCTACCGCTGGTGTTCACCGTCATCATCGCCACCATCGGGGTGGTGAACATGCCGAGCTTCCTGGCCTACTACCGGCGGACCGGGGTGCTGCGCCGCCTGGCGGTGACCCCCGCCCACCCGGCGATGGTCCTCGCCGCGCAGGTCGTCACGAGTCTGCTGCAGACCATCGTCGGGGTCGGGCTGGCACTCGGCGTCGCGGTCGTCGCATTCGGGGTGCGGGCGCACGAGCACCCCGGCCGTACGGTGGCCGTCGTCGCCCTCGCCGCGGCGGCCATGTACGCCGTCGGGATGCTGGTGGCGGCGGTCGCGCCCAGCGGCAACGCCTCGGTGGCGATCGGCCTGACGGCCTTCTTCGCGATGGCGGCGACCGGCGGCCTGTTCGGGCCGACGCAGAACCTGCCCGACCCGGTGGCCACCGTCGGCGAAGCACTGCCGTTCGGGGCGGCCGTGCAGGCGGTCGGCGCGGCCTGGTCGGGCGAGCCGCCGCAGGCCCGGCACCTGATCGCCTTGGCCGTCGCCACCGTGGTCGGCGCGCTGGTCGCCGCCCGCTTCTTCCGCTGGCAGTGA
- a CDS encoding Scr1 family TA system antitoxin-like transcriptional regulator, with the protein MTGREHGRRAGGTALLRRQLGRWLTVLRNQAGLSQDAAANRLGRGSSTIWRIEAGDERTRWNEADVTAMCQLYRADDRTRERILALAAETGRSSEGRWWHDQTDGLPVAADPYPVFEQSATVVRHYAQEAIPDLLQAPEYAEAVLRRPAGLRSDDEIAARLDQLAARHRHLLTHPHPPAVQVIVNEGALRRTAAGDAATTRAQLDHAGTGLVRLTTVTGTMYLDRPAHVTAYERVWSDLAGRAVDDRTGRAVDERLGRRADQPVRAVSS; encoded by the coding sequence ATGACGGGCAGGGAACACGGCCGGCGGGCCGGTGGGACGGCGTTGCTGCGACGGCAGTTGGGGCGGTGGCTGACCGTGCTGCGGAACCAGGCCGGACTCTCCCAGGACGCCGCCGCCAACAGACTCGGGCGCGGCAGCAGCACCATCTGGCGGATCGAGGCCGGCGACGAGCGGACCCGCTGGAACGAAGCGGACGTGACGGCGATGTGTCAGCTCTACCGGGCCGACGACCGCACCCGGGAGCGGATTCTCGCCCTCGCGGCCGAGACGGGGCGCTCCAGTGAGGGCCGCTGGTGGCACGACCAGACCGACGGGCTACCGGTCGCCGCCGACCCGTACCCGGTCTTCGAACAGTCCGCCACGGTCGTCCGTCACTACGCCCAGGAGGCGATCCCCGATCTGCTGCAGGCCCCCGAGTACGCCGAGGCGGTGCTGCGGCGACCGGCGGGATTACGCAGCGACGACGAGATCGCGGCCCGTCTCGACCAGTTGGCGGCGCGGCATCGGCACCTGCTGACCCATCCGCACCCGCCCGCCGTACAGGTGATCGTCAACGAGGGCGCGCTGCGGCGTACCGCCGCCGGCGACGCCGCCACGACGCGAGCGCAACTCGACCACGCCGGGACCGGGCTGGTCCGGCTGACCACCGTGACCGGGACGATGTACCTCGACCGGCCGGCGCACGTCACCGCGTACGAACGGGTCTGGTCCGACCTCGCCGGCCGCGCCGTCGACGACCGAACCGGCCGCGCCGTCGACGAGCGTCTCGGCCGACGAGCAGACCAGCCGGTACGGGCGGTGAGCAGCTGA
- a CDS encoding agmatinase family protein: MPVGFHHHHHHHNHQHRDQQPSDQPELHGNYGPEAAYAVAREAELPTTKWEEEIARGLEYGLPGADSIVDKRIPTFSRGELPHFAGINTFLKAPYVEDVRRCGEYDVAVLGAPFDGGTTYRSGTRFGPQGIRKISALYGPYSFELGVDLRESITIADLGDVFTIPANIEKTFDQISKAVSHVYASGAFPVVLGGDHSIGYPTVRGVAEHLDGNLGIIHFDRHVDTQETDLDERMHTTPWFHATDIPNVPPKNLVQIGIGGWQAPRPGVKVGRERGTTIMTVTDCVEMGIEAAAEKALEVAWDGAEAVWLSFDVDCLDAAFVPGTGWPEPGGFLPREVLKFIQLIAEKPLAGIEVVECSPPYDNADITSLIATRVICDTLGCLVRAGHLPRR, from the coding sequence GTGCCCGTGGGCTTCCACCACCACCATCATCACCACAATCACCAGCACCGCGACCAGCAGCCCAGCGACCAGCCCGAGCTGCACGGCAACTACGGCCCGGAGGCGGCGTACGCGGTCGCCCGCGAAGCCGAACTGCCCACCACCAAGTGGGAAGAGGAGATCGCCCGGGGCCTGGAGTACGGCCTGCCCGGTGCCGACTCGATCGTCGACAAGCGGATCCCGACGTTCTCCCGTGGCGAACTGCCACACTTCGCCGGGATCAACACCTTCCTGAAGGCGCCGTACGTCGAGGACGTGCGCCGCTGCGGCGAGTACGACGTGGCGGTGCTCGGCGCGCCGTTCGACGGCGGCACGACGTACCGCTCGGGGACCCGGTTCGGGCCGCAGGGCATCCGCAAGATCTCCGCGCTGTACGGGCCGTACTCGTTCGAACTCGGCGTCGACCTGCGGGAGTCGATCACGATCGCCGATCTCGGGGACGTGTTCACCATCCCGGCGAACATCGAGAAGACCTTCGACCAGATCTCCAAGGCGGTCAGCCACGTCTACGCTTCCGGGGCGTTCCCGGTGGTGCTCGGTGGGGACCACTCGATCGGCTACCCGACGGTGCGCGGGGTCGCCGAACACCTCGACGGCAACCTGGGCATCATCCACTTCGACCGGCACGTCGACACCCAGGAGACCGACCTCGACGAGCGGATGCACACCACCCCGTGGTTCCACGCCACCGACATTCCGAACGTGCCGCCGAAGAACCTGGTGCAGATCGGCATCGGCGGCTGGCAGGCACCGCGCCCCGGAGTCAAGGTCGGCCGGGAACGCGGCACCACGATCATGACGGTCACCGACTGCGTCGAGATGGGCATCGAGGCCGCCGCCGAAAAGGCCCTCGAAGTGGCCTGGGACGGTGCCGAGGCGGTCTGGTTGTCATTTGACGTGGACTGTCTGGACGCCGCGTTCGTGCCCGGCACCGGCTGGCCCGAACCGGGTGGCTTCCTGCCCCGCGAAGTCCTCAAGTTCATCCAGTTGATCGCCGAGAAGCCCTTGGCGGGCATCGAGGTGGTGGAGTGCTCGCCGCCGTACGACAACGCCGACATCACCTCGTTGATCGCCACCCGGGTCATCTGCGACACCCTCGGCTGCCTGGTCCGCGCCGGGCACCTGCCGCGCCGCTGA
- a CDS encoding ABC transporter substrate-binding protein: MRRTAGSSRRSPTRRLVAAACAATLLVTAAGCGDSEPDGDGSTTVRLGFSAWPGWFPWQVAQEQGLFEENGVDVELTYFDSYTDSLTALATGNLDANSQTLNDTLSSVSGGATQTVVLVNDNSTGNDQIIAAPGIDSVADLAGKRIAIEEGTVDHYLLLLALAEAGLSADDVEISPLLTDAAAAAFLAGQVDAVGAFAPFTTTALGREGSTAIATSADFPGAIPDHLVFDSEFVAAHPEQVQAVVDTWFDTLDWIAANPDEAVEIMAAQAGVSVEDYRTYDAGTTIFDLADNQAAFESGDTPANLDFQARSIAEFLVETGLVDEAPPLDGLLDGQFVAAVSP; the protein is encoded by the coding sequence ATGCGACGTACCGCCGGATCTTCCCGCCGCTCCCCCACCCGCCGCCTGGTCGCGGCCGCCTGCGCGGCGACGCTGCTGGTCACCGCCGCCGGCTGCGGCGACAGCGAGCCCGACGGCGACGGCTCGACCACCGTACGGTTGGGGTTCAGCGCCTGGCCCGGCTGGTTCCCCTGGCAGGTCGCGCAGGAGCAGGGGCTGTTCGAGGAGAACGGGGTCGACGTCGAGCTGACCTACTTCGACAGCTACACCGACAGCTTGACGGCGCTGGCCACCGGCAACCTGGACGCCAACAGTCAGACCCTCAACGACACGCTGTCGTCGGTCAGCGGTGGCGCGACGCAGACCGTGGTGCTGGTCAACGACAACTCGACCGGCAACGACCAGATCATCGCCGCGCCCGGGATCGACTCGGTGGCCGACCTGGCCGGCAAACGGATCGCGATCGAGGAGGGTACGGTCGACCACTACCTGCTGTTGTTGGCGTTGGCCGAGGCCGGGCTGAGCGCCGACGACGTCGAGATCAGCCCGCTGCTGACCGACGCGGCCGCCGCCGCGTTCCTGGCCGGGCAGGTCGACGCGGTCGGGGCCTTCGCCCCGTTCACCACGACCGCGCTGGGCCGCGAGGGCAGCACGGCGATCGCCACCTCGGCGGACTTCCCCGGCGCGATCCCGGACCATCTCGTGTTCGACTCGGAGTTCGTGGCCGCGCATCCGGAGCAGGTGCAGGCGGTGGTGGACACCTGGTTCGACACCCTGGACTGGATCGCCGCCAACCCGGACGAGGCGGTGGAGATCATGGCGGCGCAGGCCGGGGTCAGCGTCGAGGACTACCGCACGTACGACGCCGGGACGACGATCTTCGACCTGGCCGACAACCAGGCGGCGTTCGAGTCGGGCGACACCCCGGCCAACCTGGACTTCCAGGCCCGCTCGATCGCCGAGTTCCTGGTGGAGACCGGTCTGGTGGACGAGGCACCGCCGCTGGACGGGCTGCTCGACGGGCAGTTCGTGGCGGCGGTGTCGCCGTGA